CATGCCCTGCCGATCTTTCACACCCACGGGCTGTTCGTCGCGACCAATATCATGCTGGCTGCGGGTGGATGCATGATCTGGCTGCCCAAATTCGATCTGGACCAGATCATCGACAATTTGCCCTGTGCCACGTCGATGATGGGCGTCCCAACCTTCTATACGCGCCTGTTGGACGACCCGCGTTTTACCAGGGAACTGGCCACCCATATGCGCCTGTTCGTATCGGGATCGGCACCGCTGCGGGCGGAAACCCATGTGCAGTTCGAAAAACGAACGGGGCATCGCATCCTTGAACGCTATGGCATGACTGAAACCAACATGAACACGTCAAACCCGTATGACGGCGAGCGGCGCGCCGGAACGGTCGGGCACCCGCTGCCCGGGGTCGAACTGAAGATCTGTGATTCAGACGGCAATACCCTGCCTGCGGGCGAGATCGGCACAATTGAAGTGCGCGGGCCCAACGTCTTCAAAGGGTATTGGCAGATGCCTGAAAAAACCGCTGCCGAACTGCGCGACAACGGCTTTTTCATCACCGGTGATCTGGGCCGCATCGACGAGGATGGCTACGTCCATATCGTTGGTCGCAACAAGGATCTGATCATCTCGGGCGGTTACAACATCTACCCAAAAGAGATCGAGATGGTTCTCGATGATCAACCCGGTGTTCTGGAAAGCGCCGTGATCGGCGTGCCGCATCCCGATTTCGGTGAAACGGTTGTTGGTGTCATCGTGGCAGAGCCCGGCCAGACCCCTGATCCGGATGCGATAACGGGCGCGGTCCACGAAAGTCTGGCCCGGTTCAAGCATCCGCGCAAGCTGATCGTTCTGGATGAGCTGCCCCGCAACACGATGGGCAAGGTTCAAAAGAACATTCTGCGTGACCGATACAAAGACCTCTTCATGACCGTATGAGTGGGTCTCGGCACAGCGGGGATCAGCGGATGCAGCCCCTGAAAAGAAAACCAGGCGAGGGTGTCCTCGCCTGATTTATTCATGAGTCAGGCAACCAGATCGAACCGGTCGTTGTTCATGATCTTGGTCCATGCCGCCACAAAGTCGCGCACGAACTTCTCGGCATTGTCGTCCTGAGCGTAGACCTCAGCATAGCTGCGCAGGATCGAGTTCGAGCCGAAGACCAGATCTGCGCTGGTTGCGGTGAACTTGACCTCACCCGAGGCGCGGTCGCGCAGCTCATAGGTGCCTCCGTCAACCGGATGCCAGCTCAGCGACATATCCGTCAGGTTGACGAAAAAGTCGGTTGTCAGCTGGCCCACCCGGTCAGTGAAGACACCATGCGGCGATCCGCCATGGTTGGCACCCAGCACACGCAGACCACCGACCAGAACGGTCATCTCGGCCGCAGTCAGACCCAGCAGTTGCGCACGATCCAGCATCATTGCCTCTGGCGAGACCGCGTATTCCTTCAGCTGCCAGTTGCGGAACCCGTCCGCCAGCGGCTCAAGTACCGAGAAACTGTCCACATCGGTCTGCTCGTCCGACGCGTCGCCGCGACCGGCCGAGAACGGAACCGCCACGTCAAAGCCTGCGGCCTTGATCGCCTGCTCCAGCCCGACATTGCCCGCCAGAACGATCACGTCGGCAATCGAGGCACCGGTTTCAGCCGCGATCGGTTCCAGCACACCCAGCACTTTTGCCAGACGCTCTGGCTCGTTGCCTGCCCAGTCCTTTTGCGGCGCCAGTCGGATGCGCGCCCCATTTGCGCCACCGCGCTTGTCCGAGCCACGGAAGGTGCGGGCACTGTCCCAGGCGGTGGTGATCATCTCGACCGCGGTCAGGCCGCTGTCTGCGATCTTGGCCTTGACGGCATCAATGTCATAATCTGTCGAACCAGCCGGGATCGGATCCTGCCAGATCAGGTCTTCTGACGGCACATCCGGGCCATAATAGTTGGCGCGCGGACCCATGTCGCGGTGAGTCAACTTGAACCAGGCACGTGCGAATGTATCGGCAAAATAGTCCGGATCCGCCATGAATTTCTGACAGATCGCGTTGTAGGTCGGGTCGACCTTCATCGCCATGTCCGCATCGGTCATCATCGGCATGCGACGAACAGTGGGGTCGGTCGGGTCGACCGGCTTTTCGTCTTCCGGCATGTCGACGGGCTGCCACTGATGGGCACCGGCGGGTGATTTGCCCAGCTCCCATTCATAGCCGAACAGATAGTCGAAATAGCCCATGTCAAATTTCAGGGGCTCTTTCGTCCACGCCCCTTCGATCCCCGAGGTAAAGGCATTGGCCGCTTTACCGTTCTGATCAGGGTTCTCCCATCCCAGACCCTGGCTGGACACGGGGCAGGCTTCGGGCTCGGCGCCGATATTGTCGCCTGGCATCGCACCATGGGCCTTGCCGACCGTATGACCACCGCAGGTCAACGCCGCGGTCTCTTCGTCATCCATCGCCATACGGGCAAAGGTCTCACGGATATGCAGCGCGGTTTTGGCCGGATCCGGATTGCCGTTCACGCCTTCGGGGTTCACATAGATCAGGCCCATATGCACCGCACCCAGAGGGTTTTCCAGCGTGCCGGGGGTTTCCAGATCGCCATAGCGATTCTCGGACGGGGCCAGCCACTGGTTTTCCGACCCCCAGTAAACATCTTTCTCGGGCCCCCAGATTTCTTCGCGACCAAACCCAAAGCCAAAGGTCTTCAGCCCCATGACTTCATAGGCCACCGTGCCCGACAGAACGATCAGGTCAGCCCAGGACAGCGCGTTGCCGTATTTCTTTTTCACCGGCCACAACAGACGCCGGGCTTTGTCCAGGCTTGCATTGTCCGGCCATGAATTCAGCGGCGCAAACCGGATGTTGCCCGAACCGGCGCCACCTCGACCATCCCCCAGACGGTAAGACCCGGCCGAGTGCCACGCCAGACGGATCATCAGGCCACCGTAGTGACCCCAGTCTGCCGGCCACCAGTCCTGACTGTCGGTCAGCAGCGCCTCGACATCGGCACGAACCGCCTTGAAGTCCAGGCCCTTGACCGCTTCTCGGTGATTGTAATCCGCATCCATCGGGTTGGTGCGCGTGTCGTGCTGGCTCAGAATGTCCAGGTTCAGCGAGTCCGGCCACCACTTGGTGACGGAATTGCCCGTTCCAGTATTGCCGCCATGCATGACGGGGCAGCCGCCGGATTGATGATTGTGGGGGGTACCGTCCATTGTAAATCTCCTGAGTATTTACCTAGGGGTTCAGATATCTTGACTCGTACCGCACAGCTTCGATAATTGGAAATTTGTAATTACTATCGTTGCGATTAGTTTTTCATATGAAAACACTGACCCTCAAACACCTGCGCTATTTCGAGGCGCTCGCCACGCATGGCCACTTTGGCAAAGCGGCTGCGGCCAGTGCGATATCGCAGCCCGCGCTTTCCATACAAATCAAAGAGCTGGAAGCAATCATGGGTGGGCCGCTGGTCGAACGCGCGGCCCGGCAAACCCGCCTGACAGCACTTGGCGAAGACGTGCTGAAACATGGCCGCGAAATCCTGACCCGAGTCGAGGATCTGGGGAAATTGGTGCAATCCCCCTCAGGCCCCCTGTCGGGCCGCATCAGAATCGGGGTCATTCCCACGGTTGCACCTTATCTGCTGCCCTCGATCATCAAAGCGTTGTCGCAGCGATTCCCACAACTGACCATTGAACCCAAGGAAACGATAACCAAGACGTTGATCGGTGAAATTCTGGATTCGAAACTGGATTTCGGCGTCGTTGCCCTGCCCGTCTCGGAACCCAACCTCCGAGAGTTCTCGCTGTTCAACGAAGATTTTCTGCTGGTTCGCCCGGCGCAGGATGCCAACCTGCCGATGCCAAGTTCGTCGCAGCTCAGAACCATGCGCCTGCTGTTGCTGGAAGAGGGGCATTGCTTCAGGGATCAGGCCCTGTCCTTCTGTTCGATCCGCAACATCGAACCGCAGCACATCATGGAGGGCAGTTCGCTTTCCACACTGGTTCAGATGGTCGGCGCCGGCATCGGTGTGACCCTGATACCGGAAATGGCGGTCGGGCTGGAAACCCGATCCGCGGATGTGTCCATTGCCCGGTTTCAGGACACGCCGCCGACACGGACGATCGGTCTGATCTGGCGAAAGACCAACCCGCTCAGCGAAAACCTATTGAAGATCGGCGCGATCATCCGCAAAACGGCCGAAGAAAACACGTGGGGCGTGAAGCTGCCACAGCCCGAAACAACCGGCTGACCCGCCTGAAACGATGTTCCACGGCACGGGGGCCAGACCGGCGCAACCCGTCAGGCGTCACCGGTGTAATAGCCGATCACATCATTCTCGGTCGTTGCCCCCAACCCGTTCAGCAACCGGTTTGAATAATTGAAATAGGCGCAGACCTGATTGACCTCCAGGATCTCGCCATCCTCACAGCCTGCAATCTTGAGCGCTTCGAAGTCGGACTTGACCATTTTGCCGACATCCGTCGTCAGCTTGGCGGCATAGCGCAGCAGCGCCAGTTCCCTGCCTTCGAATTCGTCCTCGGGCCGATGCGCCTTGAGCGCGACGAAAATCCGGTCGCTGCGCGGCTGGTCCTTCAGCAGGTTGCGCACGTTCATGAAGTGATGGGTCAGGGAATAGGTGCAATCGTTCAGGATCGAGGTATAGCTGGCGACAACTTCGAGGAACCAGAATGGCAACTGGTTGTCATCGGAATGCAGGACCGAACGGTACAGCGTCACATGCCCGTTCATCGTTTCGGGCCGCAATGAATGCACACGCATGACCGTGTCCACGGTGCCATGTGGGGTGCGGGCCTTGTCCAGCAGCTCTTTCAGGCGGCCCTCGGCCTTGTCGTCCGAGATCATCTCGATCCAAGCGCTCATTGCTGTGTCTCCTGTCTTGTTCGGGCTCAGCTTATGGACAAAGCCCACAGGCATGTCAGTTAATTTTTTTCCTAAGGTGAAATTTTTTCTGGATCACGGAAACGTGAAAGATGTAAAATACCAGCGCGGGGGAGTTGTTGAGGATCGACGCGAATGCACAATCCAGAGCTTATGGCAGGTGCCGAAAACCTGTTGTTCAGATGCGGCGGTCTGACGGCGGGCGACCAGTTGCTTGTGGTCTGCGAAGATGCGGCCAACGGGTATTACGATGCCGAGATCACCGAGGCTATCGTGGACTGCGCGCGACAGAACCGGATCAAGACCGCAGTTCGAACCCTTGCATTCGATCCCATGGGTTCATCGCTGCCAGCGGATCTGAAAACGGCGATGGAAGCGGCGGATCGCACCTTGTTTCTGTCCCGCACCGGCGATCAGATTCGTTTCGACGCAGGAATGAGGGACGTTCGGCCCATCATGTCCTATGCGCTGGACGCCGGAATGCTGGCCTCGGGTTTCGGGCGCGCCAACTACACCGGGTTCGTTGAACTGAAAAACGCGGTCAACCGGCTGCTGGCCAATGCCGGGCATATCCACGTGACCTGCCCATTGGGCACCGACTTCGCGGGCCCCGGCGCCGCCTTCCCCCCAGCAGGTGCCGCGGATGTCAGCGTGGCGCGTTTTCCGATGTCGGTCTTTGCCCCGGTTCCCGCGCAGGGGTTTTCCGGAGTACTGGTTCAGGACGGGTTTCTGGTCGGCACCGGTTCGAAATTCTACGAACCATACGGCTGTGACCTGCGCGAACCGCTGACCATACGGTTCGAAAACAACCGCCTGACCGGCTTTGAGGGCCATCCCATGGATGTGCATTGCGCGCAGATGCATTACGAAAAAGTCGGCAAGATGTTCGACCTTGACCCCCTGACCATGCATTCCTGGCACGCAGGCATCCACCCGGGCTGCGCCTACACGACCCCGGCCCGAAGCAATTTTGAACGTTGGAGCGGGTCGGCCTTTGGCAATCCACGCCTGCTGCACTTTCACACATGCGGGCATTATGCGCCGGGTGAGATTTCGCTGAACGTGCTGGACCCGACGATCCGCGTGGATGGCGTTGCGATCTGGGATGCCGGTGTTCTCCGGGCCGATCTGTTGCCCGGTGGGGCTGAAATTCTCGACCGGTACCCCTGCATCAAAGCGGTTTTCGACGCCCCGGCCCGACACGTGGGCCAGGGCGCGAACGGGCGCTTGTCGGCCTGATGATCAGCCGGCCTGCTGCGCGATCAGCTTTGCAACCCGTGCGCGGAACCGCATCGCGCCTGCGTCCAGCCCGAGGTTGATATAGCCGGTCTTGCGCCGCGCCATGCCGGTCTGAACGTGTTCCAGAACCTCTTTGTCCTCGTTGAAGGCCATGACCGCGCCTTCGAACATGCGCTGCGACATGGCTGTGTCATCCGCGTGCATGTTGCGGTGCTGGAACCAGAAATACCGCGATGTTTCCGCATCGACCGGTGTGATGAAATTGTACGAAATATTCACAAAGGCATTGGGCGACAACGGCCGATCCGCCCCGCCTTCTCCGGCCGGAGTGTAAACGGACATGTTGATCGCAGTGGACGGCAGACGGCATTCGTAATGCTGCTTGCGGTCGCAACTTGGCCCGAACGGCAGTATCGGCGCATAGTAGGGCGGCGCGGGTTCACCCGCGATCCAGCGCGAAACAATGACGCCGCTTTCGGTTTCTTCAAGATCCAGCGGGCGGTTGTCGGTTCCCGCCCCGGCAAACGAGGTCAGATGCACCCAGGCCACATGGCTTGGATCCAGCAGGTTGTCGATAATGTAAAGGTAATGGCACGCCATCTCCATCGCGCCGGTCCCGGTCTTGCCCCAGGACGGGTTGTCGAAATTGGGGATGTCGATGATATCGCCTGTGCTGGCTTTATCCGGGTCCCCCATCCACAACCAAAGAAACCCCCAGCGGTCTTCGGCCGGGTACGCATGCACGGCGGCGCGGCGCGGAGGATTGTCCAGCTGTGTCGGGGCGCTGACACATTCACCGCCGCAGCCGAATGTCAGACCGTGATAGCCGCAAACCACATGATCCCCTTCGATGGTGCCCCGAGACAGCGGCAGCTTTCTATGCGGGCAAGCATCCTCCAACGCGATCGCTTTGCCCGCTGTGTCACGGTAGATCACGATCTCTTCGTCCAGCATTCGTACGGCGCTCAGGCTGCGGCCAAAATCCTCGGACCGTCCGGCGACGTACCAGCTGTTGCGAATAAACCCCTCTGCTCCGGCCAGATCAGGACGCATGTTTCTTACTCCGAAAACTCGTCAAAAGCCCTGAGCGCCTTGGCGCTGTAGGCATAGGACGGCCCGCCGCCCATATAGGTGGCCATGGCCAATGCCTCGCACATCTGAGCGCGGGTGGCGCCCAGTCGAACCAGCGAACGCACGTGGAATCCGATGCAGCTGTCGCAGCGGGTCGCAATCGCAATGCCGAGCGCCATGAACTCCTTGGTCTTCTCGCTCAGCGCCCCGTCAGTCTTAGCCGCCTTGCCCATGATGCCAAAGCCGCGCACGGTTTCCGGCACTTCTTTCGAGAAGGTTCCGATATTGGCCTCGGTCTCGGCCATGAAATCTTTCCAGTTCATGTCTTCACTCCTTATCCGCGCTCATCCGCGCCCATGCGACGCTCCAGCCAGCGCACCCCGGCCGAGATGATCAAAACCAGGATCAGGTATTCGAAAATCAGCAGGGTATAGATTTCCAGCGGGCGGTATTCCGTCACCACCAATTCATTCGCACGGCGGGTCAGTTCCTGCATCCCGATGACGCTGGCAAAGGCGCTCATCTTGACGATGTAGATGAACTGGTTTGCCAAAGGCGGCAGAATGCGCCGGATCGCCTGCGGCAGAATCACATAGCGCATGGTCTGCACATAGTTCAGCCCGATGGTCTGCGCCGCCTCGCGCTGTCCACGCGCAATGGATTGAATACCTGCGCGATAGATCTCGGCCGTAAAGGCGCTGTCTGAAATCGCCAGCGTTATGATCGCCCCCCAGAAGGGATCGATGGGGATGTTCAGACCCATCGACTGAAACACGATGGGCAAGCCGTAAAACACCCAGAACAGCATCGGCAACAGGGGAATGGCGCGGATGAACTCCACGTAAACCCGGTTCACAACCCGCCAGCCACGTTTTTCGGACAATCCCGGCAGGGCGACCAGCAATCCGATGACGATCGACAGAACGGCGGCGATCAGGGAAATCTGGATCGTCGCGCCCATCCCCGAGATCAGGAATTTCACATTGGTCCAACCCGAGGCCGTCGTCGGATCGATGACGTACCAGCCCCAGGTCTGCGACGACGAACAGCCTGC
This DNA window, taken from Ruegeria sp. YS9, encodes the following:
- a CDS encoding malonyl-CoA synthase; the encoded protein is MANPLYDGLFGIHAGKGTPFLRLLDGTTISHQDFLGKAAQIAHVAKHLGLNPGDRVAAQVAKSPEALALYAACAQAGLVFLPLNTAYTVDELTYFIENSGAALIICDTESEEKLTPVGAQLGTRVETLNADGSGSLTDLAATMPTRFETVPRDGEDLAAFLYTSGTTGRSKGAMLTQNNLLSNARTLVREWRFNSQDVLLHALPIFHTHGLFVATNIMLAAGGCMIWLPKFDLDQIIDNLPCATSMMGVPTFYTRLLDDPRFTRELATHMRLFVSGSAPLRAETHVQFEKRTGHRILERYGMTETNMNTSNPYDGERRAGTVGHPLPGVELKICDSDGNTLPAGEIGTIEVRGPNVFKGYWQMPEKTAAELRDNGFFITGDLGRIDEDGYVHIVGRNKDLIISGGYNIYPKEIEMVLDDQPGVLESAVIGVPHPDFGETVVGVIVAEPGQTPDPDAITGAVHESLARFKHPRKLIVLDELPRNTMGKVQKNILRDRYKDLFMTV
- the katG gene encoding catalase/peroxidase HPI, encoding MDGTPHNHQSGGCPVMHGGNTGTGNSVTKWWPDSLNLDILSQHDTRTNPMDADYNHREAVKGLDFKAVRADVEALLTDSQDWWPADWGHYGGLMIRLAWHSAGSYRLGDGRGGAGSGNIRFAPLNSWPDNASLDKARRLLWPVKKKYGNALSWADLIVLSGTVAYEVMGLKTFGFGFGREEIWGPEKDVYWGSENQWLAPSENRYGDLETPGTLENPLGAVHMGLIYVNPEGVNGNPDPAKTALHIRETFARMAMDDEETAALTCGGHTVGKAHGAMPGDNIGAEPEACPVSSQGLGWENPDQNGKAANAFTSGIEGAWTKEPLKFDMGYFDYLFGYEWELGKSPAGAHQWQPVDMPEDEKPVDPTDPTVRRMPMMTDADMAMKVDPTYNAICQKFMADPDYFADTFARAWFKLTHRDMGPRANYYGPDVPSEDLIWQDPIPAGSTDYDIDAVKAKIADSGLTAVEMITTAWDSARTFRGSDKRGGANGARIRLAPQKDWAGNEPERLAKVLGVLEPIAAETGASIADVIVLAGNVGLEQAIKAAGFDVAVPFSAGRGDASDEQTDVDSFSVLEPLADGFRNWQLKEYAVSPEAMMLDRAQLLGLTAAEMTVLVGGLRVLGANHGGSPHGVFTDRVGQLTTDFFVNLTDMSLSWHPVDGGTYELRDRASGEVKFTATSADLVFGSNSILRSYAEVYAQDDNAEKFVRDFVAAWTKIMNNDRFDLVA
- a CDS encoding hydrogen peroxide-inducible genes activator, yielding MKTLTLKHLRYFEALATHGHFGKAAAASAISQPALSIQIKELEAIMGGPLVERAARQTRLTALGEDVLKHGREILTRVEDLGKLVQSPSGPLSGRIRIGVIPTVAPYLLPSIIKALSQRFPQLTIEPKETITKTLIGEILDSKLDFGVVALPVSEPNLREFSLFNEDFLLVRPAQDANLPMPSSSQLRTMRLLLLEEGHCFRDQALSFCSIRNIEPQHIMEGSSLSTLVQMVGAGIGVTLIPEMAVGLETRSADVSIARFQDTPPTRTIGLIWRKTNPLSENLLKIGAIIRKTAEENTWGVKLPQPETTG
- a CDS encoding carboxymuconolactone decarboxylase family protein — its product is MSAWIEMISDDKAEGRLKELLDKARTPHGTVDTVMRVHSLRPETMNGHVTLYRSVLHSDDNQLPFWFLEVVASYTSILNDCTYSLTHHFMNVRNLLKDQPRSDRIFVALKAHRPEDEFEGRELALLRYAAKLTTDVGKMVKSDFEALKIAGCEDGEILEVNQVCAYFNYSNRLLNGLGATTENDVIGYYTGDA
- a CDS encoding aromatic ring-hydroxylating dioxygenase subunit alpha encodes the protein MRPDLAGAEGFIRNSWYVAGRSEDFGRSLSAVRMLDEEIVIYRDTAGKAIALEDACPHRKLPLSRGTIEGDHVVCGYHGLTFGCGGECVSAPTQLDNPPRRAAVHAYPAEDRWGFLWLWMGDPDKASTGDIIDIPNFDNPSWGKTGTGAMEMACHYLYIIDNLLDPSHVAWVHLTSFAGAGTDNRPLDLEETESGVIVSRWIAGEPAPPYYAPILPFGPSCDRKQHYECRLPSTAINMSVYTPAGEGGADRPLSPNAFVNISYNFITPVDAETSRYFWFQHRNMHADDTAMSQRMFEGAVMAFNEDKEVLEHVQTGMARRKTGYINLGLDAGAMRFRARVAKLIAQQAG
- a CDS encoding carboxymuconolactone decarboxylase family protein; protein product: MNWKDFMAETEANIGTFSKEVPETVRGFGIMGKAAKTDGALSEKTKEFMALGIAIATRCDSCIGFHVRSLVRLGATRAQMCEALAMATYMGGGPSYAYSAKALRAFDEFSE
- a CDS encoding amino acid ABC transporter permease, whose product is MKKLLLILPLLLLAGCSSSQTWGWYVIDPTTASGWTNVKFLISGMGATIQISLIAAVLSIVIGLLVALPGLSEKRGWRVVNRVYVEFIRAIPLLPMLFWVFYGLPIVFQSMGLNIPIDPFWGAIITLAISDSAFTAEIYRAGIQSIARGQREAAQTIGLNYVQTMRYVILPQAIRRILPPLANQFIYIVKMSAFASVIGMQELTRRANELVVTEYRPLEIYTLLIFEYLILVLIISAGVRWLERRMGADERG